One part of the Musa acuminata AAA Group cultivar baxijiao chromosome BXJ1-5, Cavendish_Baxijiao_AAA, whole genome shotgun sequence genome encodes these proteins:
- the LOC135673904 gene encoding protein VACUOLELESS GAMETOPHYTES-like produces MGRLGYEPRINHFSHPHPLELASLQQSLTPPTCAGCTFRASSWAYSCKACNYTLHISCAEMPQRIRHPADPQHSLTLLTVPAYKEGSFNCDACGHDGAGFSYHCEPCGVDLHSLCASMPLSVSHGAHEHPLSLVFSVPYENNGFSCDLCGGMGSNQWLYRCALCEFDAHIGCATAKMLQAQPSPPPTLPRRHTVPRPRTPQQQTPYSVGVGMGGEEGVAVV; encoded by the exons ATGGGAAGATTGGGCTATGAACCACGGATCAACCATTTCAGCCACCCCCACCCCTTGGAGCTCGCATCTCTGCAACAGTCGCTCACCCCGCCGACGTGCGCCGGCTGTACCTTTCGTGCCTCCAGCTGGGCTTACTCGTGCAAGGCCTGCAACTACACCCTCCACATCTCCTGCGCCGAGATGCCGCAGCGCATCCGCCACCCGGCGGACCCCCAACACAGCCTCACCCTCCTCACCGTCCCCGCCTACAAAGAGGGCTCCTTCAACTGTGACGCGTGCGGCCACGACGGCGCCGGCTTCTCGTACCACTGCGAACCATGCGGCGTCGACCTGCACAGCTTGTGCGCCTCCATGCCGCTCTCCGTCAGCCATGGCGCCCACGAGCACCCCCTCAGCCTCGTCTTCTCCGTTCCTTACGAGAATAATGGGTTCTCGTGTGACCTGTGCGGGGGGATGGGCTCGAACCAGTGGCTCTACCGCTGCGCCTTGTGCGAGTTTGATGCCCACATTGGGTGTGCGACGGCGAAGATGTTGCAGGCTCAGCCAAGCCCGCCGCCAACGCTGCCGCGGCGACACACGGTGCCACGACCGCGAACACCGCAGCAGCAGACCCCTTACTCGGTGGGAGTGGGCATGGGG GGAGAGGAAGGGGTAGCGGTGGTCTGA